Below is a genomic region from Streptomyces sp. RPA4-2.
AGGTCGTTTCGGTGTACGAACGCGGTCGCGTTCGGTGGTACCTGGTTGATCTCACCGCCGAGGGCGAACATCGCGAACCCGGCTCCGTCCTCGTTGTTGCTGCCAGGCCAGTCCAGCAGGCGCTCGGCTGCCGCGCTGACCTGCTGATCGGTCAAGAGAGTGCTGGAGTCCAGGATCGCCGATTTGGTGGCAAAGCGATCGATCGGTGTGGTCGCGCTCAGTAGCACGCTCGCCTCACCGGGCGTGACCTGACGAACGGACGCGCTGTTGCGGGCGCGTTCCTCGGCCGTGCCGATCTTGAGCAGCGGGTCGAGAATGGCACGCAGTTCCTGGACAGTGCCGTAGAACTGGCCGATGGCGTTGACGTTGGCATTCGCATGGATCTGTGTCCTGGTCATCCCGCTGGTACCGATACCCAGACGCAGATGGAACCGCCTGTCGCCCGCGGTGTCCTGGGCAATGTGCTGCGCGGCCGCGACCACCGGCAGTACGGAGTCCAGGTTCCAGCGGAGCTGGTAGAACCCCACGGTGCCCTCGAACTGCTCGTACTGGAAGGTGAACGAGGTGTTGACACCGAAGTTGTTGCCGGCTCCGCCGCGGCAGGCCCAGAACAGGTCGGGGTGCGAGTCCTTGCCGGCCTTGACCGCCCGTCCGTCGGCGAGCACAACGGTCGTGGAAACGAGCCGGTCGCAGGTCAGGCCGAACATCTTGTCGCTGAAGCCGATACCGCCGCCCAGAACCAGCCCCGCGACCCCGACGCTGGGGCAACGACCGGTCGGCACGAACATGCCGTGGTCCTCCAACAGCGGATGCAGGTCCCCGTTGGTGACCCCGGCCCCTACGGTGAGGGTACCGGCGTCGTGCACGACCTTCATCGGCCCGTAGACCCGAGAGCGGGCA
It encodes:
- a CDS encoding FAD-binding oxidoreductase, which produces MIDRRDVLRAGVLGTAAGALGLQVPESAAAAAEAAGPVGDRDWKRLAEALSPGATLYRPHGSVYQSLALPFNHRYAGIRPAGIVACATTRDVSAAVRWAREAGLPAVPRTGLGHNYAGYSTTTGLLLNMARMKSIVSTPMPGGARSRVYGPMKVVHDAGTLTVGAGVTNGDLHPLLEDHGMFVPTGRCPSVGVAGLVLGGGIGFSDKMFGLTCDRLVSTTVVLADGRAVKAGKDSHPDLFWACRGGAGNNFGVNTSFTFQYEQFEGTVGFYQLRWNLDSVLPVVAAAQHIAQDTAGDRRFHLRLGIGTSGMTRTQIHANANVNAIGQFYGTVQELRAILDPLLKIGTAEERARNSASVRQVTPGEASVLLSATTPIDRFATKSAILDSSTLLTDQQVSAAAERLLDWPGSNNEDGAGFAMFALGGEINQVPPNATAFVHRNDLFVFAAETSWADYDLSSVADANLHWLKQFYADIFPDKSPEHAYQNFPDPTLKNWRQAYYGTNYPRLVNVKRKYDPTGFFNYPQAIDAS